One part of the Pecten maximus chromosome 1, xPecMax1.1, whole genome shotgun sequence genome encodes these proteins:
- the LOC117331254 gene encoding N6-adenosine-methyltransferase non-catalytic subunit-like: MGDRLKQLKERSLKRKQVLAQAFGVGSPDGLKTALRSKEDIEDEKKATIPSETEKSAENQKVMKLSEEQPQPDEQTDKSKNDAEPDEEDEFYTDSSTFLKGTQSANPHNDYCQHFVDTGERPQNKIRDVGLANRFEEYPKLRELIRLKDELISTTNTPPMYLQCDLDHFDLSSLGCKFDVILVEPPLEEYQRSNGAVYDRFWSWDEIERLDVPAVASQRSFVWIWCGNADGLERGRLCLKRWGYRRCEDICWIKTNLKNPSKSKSLEPNSILQRTKEHCLMGIKGTVKRSTDGDFIHANVDIDLIIDEEQEYGSKEKSVEIFHIIEHFCLGRRRLHLFGRDSTIRPGWLSLGSEITSSNFDPEVYSNFFEQEPNGHVMKCTEEIERLRPKSPTPKNKQQFSDRGGRGGYQRGAQGRGGQGGRGSNLGAKGGPMGRGSSAGRQFSRSGFGGRGRSRGFKPRGPR, translated from the exons TTTGGAGTTGGAAGTCCAGATGGTCTGAAAACAGCTTTGAGAAGTAAAGAAGACATTGAAGATGAGAAGAAAGCTACAATCCCTAG tgaaactgaaaaaagtGCAGAGAACCAGAAAGTGATGAAGCTATCAGAAGAACAACCACAGCCAGATGAACAAACAGACAAATCCAAG AATGATGCGGAACCAGACGAGGAAGATGAGTTTTATACAGACTCCAGTACATTCCTGAAG GGCACACAAAGTGCAAATCCCCACAATGACTATTGTCAGCACTTTGTGGACACTGGGGAAAGACCACAGAATAAGATAAGAGATGTTG GACTTGCAAACAGATTCGAGGAATATCCAAAACTGAGAGAGCTAATTCGCTTGAAGGATGAATTGATCTCTACAACAAATACACCTCCCAT GTACCTGCAGTGTGACCTTGATCATTTTGACCTTAGCAGTCTTGGCTGTAAGTTTGATGTGATACTAGTGGAGCCACCCCTTGAAGAGTACCAGAGATCCAACGGGGCTGTGTACGACAGGTTCTGGAGCTGGGACGAG ATTGAGAGACTAGACGTCCCAGCTGTTGCATCACAGAGGTCTTTTGTTTGGATTTGGTGTGGGAATGCTGATGGACTAGAACGAGGCAGACTt TGTCTGAAGAGGTGGGGATATCGTCGCTGTGAGGATATTTGTTGGATAAAAACAAACCTCAAGAACCCATCAAAGAGTAAAAGCCTGGAACCAAATTCTATTCTTCAGAGAACAAAG GAACACTGTCTAATGGGAATCAAGGGAACTGTCAAACGCAGCACTGACGGTGATTTCATACATGCAAATGTGGACATTGACTTGATCATTGATGAAGAACAAGAGTATGGCAGCAAGGAGAAATCTGTAGAAATATTCCACATCATTGAACATTTCTGTCTCGGACGACGTAGACTGCATTTATTTGGTCGTGATAGTACCATCAGACCAGGATGGCTCTCCTTAGGGTCAGAAATTACAAGCAGTAACTTTGATCCCGAGGTCTACTCAAATTTTTTCGAACAGGAGCCAAATGGACACGTTATGAAGTGTACAGAGGAAATTGAAAGACTTCGACCAAAATCCCCAACACCAAAGAATAAGCAACAATTCTCAGACAGAGGTGGCCGTGGAGGCTACCAAAGGGGGGCACAAGGTCGTGGTGGGCAGGGTGGCAGGGGCTCTAATCTTGGGGCAAAAGGAGGACCCATGGGACGTGGTTCAAGTGCAGGAAGGCAGTTTTCTCGGTCTGGGTTTGGGGGTCGTGGACGCTCAAGGGGTTTTAAACCAAGAGGTCCCAGATAG